Proteins encoded together in one Ancylothrix sp. D3o window:
- a CDS encoding AAA family ATPase encodes MYLRECLIENVGPITELDVSVGINKEGNPKPLILVGKNGTGKTIFLAYILDALAELAKKKFSDITIGQQIGHSPFLKVSSPGDIRSLSGSSLSLLEFRDAEDKFCYVERVGLINPQDYITKLKGRFEAVQSWPENEPFYKGVTGNENKIETFFDNGAVCFFPSSRHERPHWLNFNAVEDQQLFSNKQRFRGVLGKPLIIERAGEDNRQWLMDVFLDSLVDGNFVVGSPTWERLMPPVYFEAQPSDLSNKRLLQVGRKNVEKLLSSVLEDEKAQLILNYRNVGQGRIAIRLGNGVIVPSLAHLSAGQALLFNLFATIVRYADRTDIQKSFNLDEITGIVLIDEIDAHLHTDLQYEVIPKLVKLFPKVQFIITSHAPLFLLGMEREFGADGIQILEMPKGKKISTERFEEFLKSFDFYRQTQVFENAVEEQILAASKPLVLTEGQTDVIYIKTALKLLGHTDILEQLEIDEVGQSGKEGSKGGGHTNLDSARKFLENNQKLFSRPVLLLYDCDTKKEDEDVGLLSIRCVPINKENSKVTKGIENLLPLELFEGETFYKKRIKKNEYGGENIISEFRKQDFCKWVCEERGRKEDFLQFEKLLLPILKELLSSTIRKLDDEKS; translated from the coding sequence ATGTATTTGCGGGAATGCTTAATTGAGAATGTTGGCCCCATTACTGAGCTTGATGTTTCAGTGGGGATAAATAAAGAAGGAAATCCTAAACCATTAATTTTGGTAGGTAAAAATGGAACAGGGAAAACTATTTTTTTAGCATATATCCTTGATGCCTTAGCAGAATTAGCAAAGAAGAAGTTTAGTGATATAACTATAGGGCAGCAGATTGGTCACAGCCCTTTTTTAAAAGTAAGTAGCCCGGGAGATATTCGCTCATTATCTGGAAGTAGCCTCAGCCTTTTGGAGTTCAGAGATGCTGAGGATAAGTTTTGCTATGTAGAAAGAGTTGGATTAATTAATCCACAGGATTATATTACAAAGCTAAAAGGTCGGTTTGAGGCAGTACAATCGTGGCCAGAAAATGAACCCTTCTATAAGGGAGTTACAGGAAACGAGAATAAGATAGAGACCTTTTTCGACAATGGGGCAGTCTGCTTCTTTCCATCCTCTCGCCATGAGCGACCCCATTGGTTAAATTTCAATGCTGTAGAAGATCAACAATTGTTTAGCAATAAGCAGCGATTCAGAGGAGTTCTCGGAAAACCATTGATCATTGAACGGGCTGGCGAAGATAATAGACAGTGGTTGATGGATGTTTTCCTTGATTCACTTGTCGATGGAAACTTTGTTGTGGGATCCCCTACCTGGGAAAGACTGATGCCACCCGTCTACTTTGAAGCGCAACCTTCCGATCTTTCAAATAAACGATTGCTCCAAGTAGGACGAAAAAATGTTGAAAAATTGCTTAGTTCAGTTTTAGAGGACGAAAAGGCTCAACTTATCTTAAATTACCGAAATGTAGGGCAGGGAAGAATTGCAATCCGTTTGGGAAATGGTGTTATTGTCCCATCACTCGCCCATCTCTCCGCAGGGCAGGCTTTACTTTTTAATTTATTTGCTACGATTGTTCGTTATGCAGATCGAACGGATATTCAAAAGAGTTTTAACTTAGATGAAATTACAGGAATTGTCTTAATTGATGAAATTGATGCTCATTTACACACAGATTTACAGTACGAAGTTATTCCTAAATTAGTTAAATTATTTCCAAAAGTCCAATTTATCATTACCTCCCATGCTCCACTTTTTTTACTAGGCATGGAGCGTGAATTTGGTGCTGATGGTATCCAGATATTGGAAATGCCCAAAGGTAAAAAAATTAGTACCGAACGATTTGAAGAGTTTTTGAAATCGTTTGATTTTTATCGTCAAACGCAAGTATTCGAGAATGCGGTTGAAGAGCAAATTTTAGCAGCATCTAAACCTCTAGTGCTAACAGAAGGACAGACAGATGTTATTTATATTAAAACTGCTTTGAAATTATTAGGACATACAGATATTTTAGAGCAATTAGAAATAGATGAAGTTGGTCAATCAGGAAAAGAAGGTTCAAAAGGTGGTGGTCATACTAATTTAGATTCTGCACGCAAGTTTTTAGAGAATAATCAAAAGCTCTTCTCTAGGCCGGTGTTGCTTCTTTATGATTGCGATACAAAGAAAGAGGATGAAGATGTTGGTTTACTGTCAATCCGTTGCGTACCTATAAATAAAGAGAATAGTAAAGTTACTAAAGGTATTGAAAATCTTTTGCCACTTGAATTGTTCGAGGGAGAAACATTTTATAAGAAGCGTATCAAAAAAAACGAGTATGGAGGAGAAAACATTATTAGTGAGTTTCGTAAACAGGATTTCTGCAAATGGGTTTGTGAAGAACGAGGGCGAAAAGAAGATTTTCTTCAATTTGAAAAGTTATTACTGCCAATTTTAAAAGAGTTGCTCTCTTCCACAATCCGTAAATTAGATGATGAGAAAAGTTAA